From a region of the Hymenobacter jejuensis genome:
- a CDS encoding SusC/RagA family TonB-linked outer membrane protein, which produces MRKLLLMVLLFSLALLQQAVAQNRSISGKVTDQTSGSGLPGATVILKGTNQGVSTNADGTFTLSVPEAGGTIVISSVGYLAAERTLGTDNTINVRLAEDTKQLNEVVVVGYGTQARRDLTGSVASISGKEIATAPVQSFDQALQGRATGVNITTPNGVLNNPPVIRIRGVNSINLSSAPLIVIDGIPAFSGNSSAVGSVPNNPLSNLNPNDIESMEVLKDASASAIYGSRAAGGVILVTTKKGKKGQSHISLDSWAGWSKPVRLYDMLNAEQYISIKNEAVRNLNANRAALGQAATNVEGFKPTLDGNGNPVNTRWYDYIYRTGFSNANTVNFSGGTEKTSFYASVGYTTQKGMLEKNEFKRTSARVNVDHKVYNNFTVGARIGYSNTQNSSPNSGSVADGAFGTAGLGRLPLVLPPNVPAFNPDGSYNTSGAGIGPGANTNPSSATGAPLLPGYYNPVVDLENNYFKSDGNEIQGSVYANWEIIKGLNARTSYGINNISFEDRAFYTSIAGDGYSSGGQALNYYRTNKRWNWQNTLQYDRTIADKHNISLLLGNEQQRTVVDRWGANRTSVADIFFNTFQGNFTNIAVAGNFQGENYLLSYFGRLNYDFGKKYLASVNVRRDGYSAWAKKWGNFYGASVGYIVSEENFWKNAPFATAINFLKFTGSYGEVGNSQGIDDFASLQTYSSSLYGGAASLYFSGAGNKALTWETSKKTDVGMAFGLLEDRIQGDFSYYRNLVDGLILSVPQAPSKGIPGGGAPGDFTNANVILGNVGSMRNTGIELNLRFNAIQKTNFTWTMNGNFTTLKNRVLALATPGQRIGTATSGLETVNFTEVGHSVGEILAIPSLGVNPANGRRMLQKADGTVVQYDHLGTGWTTLDGKAATAPNQLTDGVYYGPTLPKWYGGFDNTFRYHSFDLGVFIQFSGGNYIYNGTKSGLHDQRFWNNEVDILNRWTTEGQKADWPRVVYGDNVSNGSALVMSSNVEKGDFARLRQVSLGYSLNPTVLGKLGVASARIYGQVQNAALLTKYSGIDPEISTNGSNNTGAGVDRNSVGQARTYTVGLNIGF; this is translated from the coding sequence ATGAGAAAATTACTACTCATGGTGCTTCTGTTTTCGCTCGCCCTGTTGCAGCAGGCAGTAGCCCAAAACCGAAGTATTTCAGGTAAAGTAACGGATCAGACTTCCGGAAGTGGTCTGCCAGGAGCCACCGTCATTCTGAAAGGCACCAACCAGGGTGTATCGACCAATGCCGACGGCACCTTCACGCTCAGCGTGCCCGAAGCCGGGGGCACCATCGTAATTAGTTCGGTAGGCTATCTGGCTGCCGAACGTACGCTTGGCACTGATAACACGATTAATGTACGGTTGGCCGAGGACACCAAGCAGCTCAACGAAGTAGTAGTAGTGGGCTATGGTACGCAGGCCCGCCGTGATCTGACGGGTTCGGTGGCTTCCATCAGCGGTAAGGAAATTGCCACTGCCCCAGTACAAAGCTTTGACCAAGCCCTACAGGGCCGGGCAACGGGCGTTAACATCACGACTCCTAACGGGGTATTGAACAACCCGCCGGTTATTCGCATCCGGGGTGTGAACTCGATTAACCTGAGTTCCGCTCCCCTGATCGTTATTGACGGTATCCCGGCTTTCAGCGGCAACAGCTCCGCAGTAGGCAGCGTACCCAACAACCCCCTTAGTAACCTGAACCCCAACGACATCGAAAGCATGGAAGTGCTGAAAGATGCTTCGGCCAGCGCCATTTATGGCTCGCGGGCCGCCGGTGGCGTTATTCTGGTAACTACCAAAAAAGGCAAGAAAGGCCAAAGCCACATCTCCCTCGATTCGTGGGCTGGCTGGTCCAAGCCCGTACGCTTGTATGATATGCTCAATGCCGAACAATACATCAGCATCAAGAACGAAGCCGTTCGCAACCTGAACGCCAACCGTGCAGCACTCGGCCAGGCCGCAACCAACGTGGAAGGCTTCAAGCCAACGCTGGATGGCAACGGCAACCCCGTTAATACGCGCTGGTACGATTACATCTATCGCACCGGTTTCTCGAACGCCAATACCGTGAACTTCTCTGGCGGTACCGAGAAAACCTCCTTTTACGCTTCAGTTGGCTACACTACCCAGAAGGGTATGTTGGAGAAAAACGAGTTTAAGCGCACCTCTGCCCGCGTAAACGTAGACCACAAAGTCTACAACAACTTCACCGTTGGCGCACGCATTGGCTACTCCAACACCCAAAACTCCTCGCCCAACTCGGGCTCGGTAGCCGATGGCGCCTTCGGAACAGCTGGCTTGGGCCGTCTGCCTTTGGTTTTGCCTCCTAACGTACCCGCTTTCAACCCCGACGGCAGCTACAACACCAGCGGCGCGGGCATTGGCCCAGGTGCCAACACCAACCCTTCGTCGGCGACCGGCGCACCCCTGCTCCCTGGCTACTACAACCCCGTTGTGGATCTGGAGAACAACTACTTCAAGTCGGATGGCAACGAGATCCAGGGCAGCGTGTATGCCAACTGGGAAATCATCAAAGGCCTGAATGCCCGCACGAGCTACGGTATCAACAACATTTCGTTTGAAGACCGCGCGTTCTACACCTCTATTGCCGGCGATGGCTATTCATCTGGCGGTCAAGCACTTAACTACTACCGCACCAACAAGCGTTGGAACTGGCAGAACACGTTGCAATACGACCGTACCATTGCCGACAAGCACAACATCTCGTTGTTGCTGGGTAACGAGCAGCAGCGCACCGTTGTCGATCGGTGGGGCGCCAACCGCACGTCGGTGGCCGACATTTTCTTTAATACGTTCCAGGGCAACTTCACCAACATCGCGGTTGCCGGTAACTTCCAGGGCGAGAACTACTTGCTTTCGTACTTCGGCCGTTTGAACTACGACTTCGGCAAGAAATACCTTGCTTCGGTCAACGTTCGTCGCGATGGCTATTCGGCCTGGGCCAAGAAATGGGGTAACTTCTACGGCGCTTCGGTGGGCTACATCGTTTCGGAAGAAAACTTCTGGAAAAACGCGCCTTTCGCAACCGCTATCAACTTCCTGAAATTCACGGGCAGCTACGGTGAAGTAGGCAACAGCCAAGGCATCGACGACTTTGCTTCGCTGCAAACTTATTCTTCCAGCTTGTACGGCGGCGCTGCTTCGCTGTATTTCAGCGGCGCCGGCAACAAAGCCCTGACTTGGGAAACCAGTAAGAAAACCGACGTTGGTATGGCATTCGGCCTGCTCGAAGATCGGATTCAGGGTGACTTCTCGTACTACCGCAACCTCGTCGATGGCCTGATCCTGAGTGTACCGCAAGCGCCTTCGAAAGGCATTCCTGGCGGCGGCGCTCCCGGCGACTTCACCAACGCCAACGTTATTTTGGGCAACGTTGGATCGATGCGCAACACGGGCATTGAACTGAACCTGCGCTTTAACGCCATTCAGAAAACGAACTTCACCTGGACGATGAACGGCAACTTCACCACGCTGAAAAACCGGGTGTTGGCATTGGCTACCCCAGGACAGCGCATTGGCACGGCTACGTCGGGCCTGGAGACGGTAAACTTCACCGAAGTTGGCCACTCAGTAGGCGAAATCTTGGCGATCCCTTCATTGGGTGTGAACCCTGCCAACGGTCGCCGCATGCTGCAAAAAGCTGACGGCACCGTAGTGCAGTACGACCACTTGGGTACCGGCTGGACGACCTTGGACGGCAAAGCTGCTACGGCTCCGAACCAGCTCACGGACGGTGTGTACTACGGCCCAACCTTGCCGAAGTGGTATGGTGGTTTCGACAACACGTTCCGTTATCACAGCTTCGACCTGGGTGTTTTCATCCAGTTTTCGGGTGGCAACTACATCTACAACGGCACCAAGTCGGGCCTGCACGACCAGCGTTTCTGGAACAACGAAGTTGATATCCTCAACCGTTGGACCACGGAAGGCCAAAAAGCAGATTGGCCCCGCGTGGTGTACGGCGACAACGTTTCGAACGGCTCGGCCCTCGTGATGTCGTCGAACGTTGAAAAAGGCGACTTCGCTCGTCTGCGTCAGGTGTCGCTGGGGTACTCGCTCAACCCAACTGTACTGGGCAAGCTTGGCGTAGCCAGCGCCCGGATTTATGGTCAGGTGCAGAACGCTGCGCTGCTGACGAAGTACTCGGGCATCGACCCGGAAATCTCTACCAACGGCTCCAATAATACCGGTGCAGGCGTCGACCGCAACTCGGTTGGACAGGCCAGAACGTACACGGTAGGTTTAAACATTGGTTTCTAA